One region of Eurosta solidaginis isolate ZX-2024a chromosome X, ASM4086904v1, whole genome shotgun sequence genomic DNA includes:
- the LOC137235486 gene encoding uncharacterized protein codes for MGSRKNNPRSPQQMRSLWAQLAEEPNALRGPTRSAEKWKETLGVWKSQLSTGARRIQMSQRVTGGGPQCKSLNEFEDRALATFGLLAVDGAGLGSSGLNSPPQELPARTSSIFQSPSPAQSDTQSPSRILAMSPLNSPTVLPQQNHASDLFVAMWSPSSPETNAESASFEPSMPGVTPLEPETENAGVLNGSSVRMFCAERSKLISTLMSNISKRNSFEERRERREEEQRQEHRETIQAITTLTSCWTELVKVLKPN; via the exons ATGGGGTCAAGAAAAAATAACCCCAGGTCACCGCAACAAATGCGCTCTCTATGGGCTCAACTGGCAGAGGAGCCAAACGCCTTAAGAGGACCAACACGTTCTGCAGAAAAATGGAAGGAA ACGCTTGGAGTATGGAAGAGCCAGTTAAGTACAGGTGCACGACGTATACAAATGAGCCAAAGGGTTACTGGTGGTGGTCCACAATGCAAATCACTTAATGAGTTCGAAGATCGCGCTTTGGCTACTTTTGGCTTATTAGCGGTTGATGGTGCCGGTTTAGGAAGTAGTGGACTGAACTCGCCACCACAAGAACTACCAGCAAGAACATCGTCCATATTCCAGAGTCCGTCACCAGCTCAGAGTGATACACAATCTCCAAGCCGTATCCTTGCGATGAGTCCTTTGAATTCGCCAACGGTTTTGCCGCAGCAAAACCATGCATCAGACTTATTTGTAGCAATGTGGAGCCCATCATCGCCGGAGACTAATGCTGAATCAGCAAGTTTCGAACCATCGATGCCTGGTGTGACACCTCTTGAGCCAGAGACTGAA AATGCTGGAGTTTTGAATGGAAGCTCAGTCCGTATGttttgcgcagaacgaagcaaacTTATAAGTACTCTAATGAGCAATATAAGCAAACGGAATAGTTTTGAAGAACGACGGGAAAGAAGAGAAGAGGAACAGCGTCAGGAGCATCGTGAAACGATTCAAGCTATCACAACTTTAACGAGCTGCTGGACTGAACTAGTCAAAgttttaaaaccaaattaa